Within the Hippoglossus stenolepis isolate QCI-W04-F060 chromosome 2, HSTE1.2, whole genome shotgun sequence genome, the region ATCTGTCAtttcttgtttgtgtgcagtgtcAATGAGCAACCTTCACcaaacatccacacactgtGGCTGAgggtgtttgtttatttttcaagtcAATGTGAACTTCAGTTAAGATCTGTTGAATTGGATTAGACGTCTGCAATTTGCAACATTTTATACTGCATTGCAAAAGTGTCCTGATAAATCTGATGAATTAAATCTTATTATTgatcttatttatatattatatcaaatctttttttttttactctgtttgCTTTGCAGAAAGTGAGCGAAAAAGTTGGAGGAGCAGAAGGAACGAAGCTCGATGAGGACTTCACTGAAATGGAGAAGGCAAGACTGAGTTTCTATTCAACTTCCTGTTATCTTGTTCAGAAGATTATTACAAGATTGATTTCTAGACAAATCAAATTAATCAATCAACCAGATTTGTACAGGAGCATAAAACATTACCAACCATGACTGGAAATTGCTGGTAAGATAATAGAAGACCAAACATTACAAAGTCAGTGTTATCCTGCATTATTGAACCTATTCAGAGAAGTGCCAACGTATTGTTTACACCTGACCCCTTGTTGTTCTATATTAGTAGTAAGTCATATCATTATATATTCTAATGTCGGAGTTAGTTTGTCATCAGCTCAAACAAGAACACAGAAGTGATACTGGCTCGTCATTTTCTGAACTGTTGTTTCTGtaccttctgtctctgtctccctcctcgtGTGGGGTCACATCGTGGTTTACAGAAGATGGACACCACCGCTCGGGCAGTGCTGGACATCATGACCAAGACCACTGAGTATCTGCAGCCAAACCCAGGTGACATTACCCGGCTGTGCATGATCCTACAGGCTGTGAATCTGATGGTTTAGTTTCATTTAATCCCGAGTAGCCCAGCAACATATTAATATCAAAAACatgtatatcatatatatacacacacttattGTGTAGACGTACACCTCTACTCATTAGGTCCTGTCAATAAATCAATACTATCAGCTTGATTATATCTTCTTAAAtcctttaaattattttatgagATTTATCATGTACAGTTTCCCATATCTGTGATATATACTGATATCAGAAAATATCCCTATCAGTATAATGGTTTCTTCCACATCACCCAGCCCTTATTCAAATGTCAACAcgcacattaaaaaataaatttaaaaggCACAAAACTACTAAATAATTCTATAactgcatttttgtttaaatttaatAATGTAATTGCCATATATTGAAGGTCTGTCTGACCtttttggcttttattttggtcaTGGTATTTGCTAACCCTTTATTATGTTGGCCTCACTGTAATAACAGTTTATCCTCATGATTTGACCTTTTATACCTTTGAATTTTCCAGAATAGTCAAAGTGAATATTAGTGGCCATTTAATCGCTGTGAGAACTTGTGATAAACAATGAGACTCCAGCTCTGTTCACATGAAATAACCTCTAACTGCAAACAAATTAACGTTAATGTGGTTTACTCTGGATCCTCGGGCCTTGTTCCATCTGACCACAAACTTAAGACACGCCCAgagctgattgttttcattactgCCGTGTCTTTGTAGCCACGAGAGCCAAGATGAGCATGATGAACTCCATGTCCCGCATGCGCGGCCAAGAGAAGGGGCCGGGCTACACGCAGACCGAGGCCATCTTGGGAGAGTCCATGCAGAGGTTCGGCCGGGAGCTCGGGGAGGAGTCGAACTTTGGTGAGCTGCAGCACGTTAAAGCTtctcacagacaaacaggggaaaaacacattttatttgacttttggCATCATTTTATACCCTGAAGGGGGCAGTAACAATatcatgaaaaatacatgagtTTATTTTCCAGACGAGACGGACGCCTGAACATAGAAGTTTATGTAACACATGTGCTTTTAAGAGTGTAAAAATGTGTTCCTTTTTTTCACAGGACTCGCTCTGATCGACGCTGGGGAAGCCATGCGTGAGCTGGGAGAGGTGAAGGACGCTCTGGACATGGAGGTCAAGCAGAACTTCATTGATCCAATGCAGAACCTCCACGAAAAAGACCTCAAGGAGATTCAGGtacttacacacacaacaggGGGACTGAGCATCCAAGTCATCCACAGGCCAAAGATTCAGATTAACGCTCTGATCTTGTTACGCAGCATCACCTGAAGAAAATGGAGGGTCGTCGTCTGGACTTTGACTACAAGAAGAAGCGTCAGGGCAAAGTGACGGACGACGAGATCAAACAAGCGCTGGAGAAGTTCGACGACTCGAAGGAGATTGCTGAGCAGAGCATGTTCAACCTGCTGGAGAGTGATGTAAGCATCAGGAGTGCTCCGAGTTTAATGTATCACACAGTGACAAGGCTGGTTCTCCCAACATACACTAGGTTTTCTTACAACCCCTGTCTTACACTGCTATGGCTTCCAACTGCTGCGTCCATTTCCATTCCCCTCTTGAGCACCTTAAACCATTGGAATGAATTGGGGTCATGACTCCTTTACATACTAGAAACCAAAATCTTTTCTATAATATCAGCTCCAGCATACCAGTCAATTCCACTCAAGGGGTTGGGGGGGCTTCTAGAAAGTGTGTTTTCGTTCCACCCCACTGCAACAACATTGTGTTGAGAACCCTGTTAACCTCTATGATCGATGTAGGGCCCCTTTTTGTCTGGGGCTCCCAGAGTCCCTTGAAACACTTCTGATTATGTATAAATGTCCTACAGCCATCATGGTATCACTGTTGTGATCCTCATTCAACCAGATGTCACCTTGCAGCTAAAAGAATCTAGATTTAGAGTCATTAGAATTATTGCTTAAagctccagtgtgtaggattcagGGTTTCTATCTGCAGAATAGGATTATAAttttcataattatgttttcattagtgtataatCATCATAATGTTGTTACCTTAGAATGAGCCATCTTTGTTAGGAGCAGGTCTTCTTCCACAGAGTCCGCCATGTTGCACttccatgtttctacagtagtcCAAAAAGGACAAATCAAACACTGCCTCTCAAGAAGACCTTTTGCCTTTTATATGGTACCTGTAGGCCACCATAGCTTCTTCATCAGGCGTGGAGGATGCAGCGTGATTCAATTCAGTCAATTTACAACCTCATCACTAGAAGCCATAAAATCCTAAGAAAATTGAAGCATAGTGTTTTAGATAGAGAGCATTTATGTGTAACGCAtcatgtgtttcctctgtgtgaacaacagattGAACAGGTGAGCCAGCTCTCTGCGCTGGTCCATGCTCAGGTGGAGTATCACAGCCGGGCTGCTGAGATCCTCACACAGCTCTCCAGTAAGATCGATGAACGGTCAgtactttttcttttagcaTGCCTCACTGGATGTACTTACATGTGTGATTTTAGTCATGTTGATCTCTGCTTTTGGGTAATTCTGTGTTGTCCATTTTGCAGGATAAGGGACACCACTGTCAAGCCCAGGAAAGAGTACCTGCCCAAACCCCGCACGTCTCTGGACTTCTCCATCAGTGAGAACCACAATGGAGGCATCCACAGTGCTCGATCTCCAGGTGAGACCCCGAGCAGAAAGCTCACCGCTCAGAAACATGTGCAGAAACTAATCCTGGTTCTGTAAACACACGCCGCCGTCTCTCACTGGGGTGAAAACGAGTTTCTGTTTCACGTGatgtgaaaacagaacagacaaatgtgtggttgtattttcttttagtttctgggctggtttctgttgctttatgtttttctttcctttaatGATCCtatgtgttttttcatttctacCATAAATTCTCAAATAGAAGACAAAACTGATCAGTGAGtaaatcttgtgtgtgtgtatatatatttatataaagtaaacacatttattcagtAGAACATACTCACACTTGCACTGTTCTAAATCTTTTTACTGCAgaagtttcacaataaaaaccctCCTGAGAAGGGAACAGATTAAGTTCACTCAAGTACGAGAAGCGTTTCACTGTGAAACATGATCTAATTCTGTATTGACAGCAAACAGCTAAATTGATCAATTCCTTTTACAAGTAGGAGCTGAACAGGAGACGTAGTTTTCTTACGTTGATAATATCAGCAGATATAAGCCTCTCACAGACGTATcagtatctgtgtttatgtttgcagatatgaaaaCTTATACCAGTATTTCAATCAGTCCCCAAAAATCCACTTGTGCACaatgacaaaatataaaagtgtagacattaaaaagaaaaatacacaacaacacagtttGCTATAGACACTAAAGAAGTGGTCTTTGGTGAagcagaaaagaaacattttagaGTAAccctatcaaaataaaagcatggcGCTTTCATGAgttgatatatataaaaatatgtttgagaATTTATGGtccatttgttgtgtttgctaattttatctttttttccagCTCTTTTCccaacatttcagtttttacctgCACTGAACAGAATATCGATCATTccagaacaaataaaaacatctgtgcacttctctcctctttcccctctttgTCACATGTTTGTAGGGGCGAGGTCTCCAGGTGAGCCAGGTCAAATTTCTGTGTCCTGTACGATCATCACTTCATTTCTCCCCCTCATCAGTTCCATTTTAAACCCACAACAACTtctgctgtttgctgtcctccctccaccgtgttgttttctctccccctctttgcAGCAAGGTCTCCGGGTGAGACAAAAGTGAATCCCGGAGAGATCTTGTTCAGCTGTATTTTCTCCATCACTTCACCTTCCTGTCATTTTCTTTGCCCATctatatttctgtctttttgttatAAGGGAATCTCGGcaacaaaaaagacacaaactgcagaaaacacaagtgttgTCCGCTCAAACAATCTCAGACtgacaatgacaatgaaaaaaaaaacccagaggaCGAGCATTTGCTATTTCTGCTTCCTTCTCCTGATCTGTCTtgtcctcctttttctttgtccttccGCGGCTCCgcctcttgtgttttttcttgcaTCATTTTTATCGACATCTTTACTGTACTCGTCCATCTTTCCGTCATTTATCCTTCTCAAAATGCGATCGCTAAAAAGTTCTCCTGTTCACCGCTGTTTTTCTACTTCCTCCTTTGCAGCAAGATCTCCAGGTGAGAAAAAGTGACTTGGGAAGAGATGCAAAATCCATCTCTCTTATTTCAAATTGAACTTTTTGTGGGGGTGCTGTTttgtctgcatttttttttttggtttgcagCGCTGCTTCTGTCTAACCCCTGGTTTCTCTTGTACCgcctttaaaagaaaaaacgaaTTTCTCATCTCTCTTTTACTGTTCAAAGAATAGTttgacatattttaaaatacacaaacaacataTAACCGTTAAATAAATCAGTTATCTGTAGAACTGCTGTATTctcctttggacagagccagacGGTCcaaagtcttttcttttgtaaatgtataaatacagtttgaagaAACATCACATAAAACATAAGTCTCACCTTTCTGACACCCCACTTTTCCTGAGCTGCATCTTTTTTGCCTTATTGTAGTGCCCTAAGCCATATTGACTCATTGCTGCCCCCTGAGGATGGAAAGCAGGAACAACACCAACTGGTACTTGTAGGTTGTAGTGGTCATTTCTTCCCTCAGTGGTCTCACAGGGAAATAACCAACCTATTCCAagttcaaaaacaaacaggcaacACAAAGATGAGCTTTTCTGGTTCAATCTGGGGTCAAACTACACAATATCAGCCCGAttattactttacattacatgtcatttggcggacgcttttatccaaagcgacttacagtTAGtgtattcaacatctatgaggggccatttaggggttcagtgtcttgcccaaggacactttggcatgcagatggggaagactgaggatttaaccgccgaccttctggttcaGAAAAGATCAATGATCATCAGGCAAACAGACTAGTACAACTTTGaccacagctgctctgctggAAGAGATGAATCCTTACTTAAGTGTTTGTGCAATTATAAATATAACtatatagaaaatgtaaaaatagggaacaaaaataaaatatataaaatacaaaaatactataaccaaatataaaatactagaagcaaaataaaaaatactagaagcaaataaaaaaaatactagaAGCAGGAGGGGTTGTGCAATATGTACAGATTATAAGAATTTATGATTATAACTGAATCATCTGACACAGTGACTTGACTGATCTTAACAAAGATGAGACCCAgggataatgtgtgtgtttccccaaatattgaactattcctttaaacgCCATCTGGATCCACTGTTGCTTACTAGTTGTACCTTTGCAGTAACTGATGatcatgtgttttgtctctcttctgcttcttcccctcctccctgcttcttcctcttctttgccCTTTTCAGCCAGGTCTCCAGGTGAGCCTTTCACAAGCTTTTCTTGTGATCATTATGCTTCTTATTTACATGCAGCATCGTACCTCCACCTCCAGACTCTCGTCTAACGCTGCGTCTCTTTTATCTCTCCAATCGTCCCCCTTCTCTCCAGCCCCACTGGACCAGCCCTGCTGTCGCGCCCTGTACGATTTTGACCCCGAGAACGAAGGTGAGCTAGGCTTCAAGGAAGGCGACATCATCACCCTGACCAATAAGATTGATGACAACTGGTACGAGGGGATGCTGCACGGCAACTCCGGCTTCTTCCCCATCAACTACGTGGATATCCTGGTGCCACTGCCGCACTAGGACGTCACGACTCGCAGCTTTGTCTCCAGCGgtgacaaaacaaaatcccGGCCTCCAGTTCCTTCCCCCGGTATTCCCAGTAACCTTCTCCTAAACATTCCTACTTACCACCTGTGCTCCACGTTAAAGGagtcaaaacagcaacaacacaataaagatACGAACAAGAttgacaacagatgaaaaacaagTATGCACCAGAAGTTAATGAGCGTAAAAATGTATTGAGGAGAAATTGATGTCGTTGCTTCCCCTTATCCCAGGAGGTACCTTCAGGCTTCCATAGTCACCTTCTCCGTTTCTGTCCTGGCTTTTGTCTCGGTTTCAGTTGGCTGTCAGTCCGTCATGAGTTTATCAGACCACCTTAGCAAATTCACATTTACTCTCATTCACTATATTATGTGGAAACCATTACAGTAGATAGAAACGTTTTTTCTCACATACTAGGAAAATAACTGGTCTACGTGCTTCATGTTTGTTAGAGACTCTAGGTCACAGCATGGTTTCGAGTGTTTAACGTTTAatcttatatttaaaaagaaaaaaaagttaagttGAGCTGATTTTCGTTTTTTTCGTTTTGGAATGTTCCTCTGTTTGTCTTGGCGTGCTCCGGCCGTCTCCGGAGAAACCGCGTCCCCGTCATGCTCTAAAAACTCTGCCCCAAAGGACGTCCTCACATTTTTAACTCAACAGTGTTTTAGACATAATCGGTAACTTACAACCAAGATTACTCatagtatttttttaacatgcaCGCATGACCCATCGTATGTGATTTAGATACCAAAGTTACCTGCAGAAACCTGATTCAACTCTTAACTGCAACGTGTCGGTAAAAATTGTTCGATGCAAAAACGGTGAAGCAATCTCTAGCTCTTTGGTATTTCTATCatggggggagggagggggggtgaaacTGTATTCTTGAGTCTGTGACATTACATATCTGAGCCAGTTGTTAGTGAAGTGATGACATGatttgcaaaaacacaaaagttgtGAAGTTTAAACCGTCTGAAGTGATGTAAGAAAACTCCGGTGCAGTCCGTTCCGAGGCTCCAATGTGTATTTTATGAGAAACTTGTGTGACAAATGGTCGATGTGTTGTGATATAATAACTTATAGGATTTAACTGCTCGGTGGGGGcaactgttttctctgcagctgaggGTGAAGCTCTTTTTTGCTGCATTCCTAATAGTCCGATTAGTATTCTTGTAGTTTAGCTGTCTAGAAGCAACCGACTGAGAAAAGAAACTAGACGTAGCCAACAACGATACTGTTTGAAATACTTTCTAACAAAGGAGCGCACACACAGCAGAACGTAACCAGAAATGACTTCTATTGGTTTGGATGgagatgttttattctttgaGATGATGCAACTGACACCTAAAAAAACCATTTTTCTTAATGATGATAGTGACAAAAAGCTGCTGGTTTCCTCTTCCCACGTCACGTCAGGCCTCAGTAAAAATGTTCGATTTCCCACATGATGTTTGATTTCCTCCTAACCAGCTATTTGCTCGTATGCAGTATTGTGTGGGATTTGTTTCCCGTCTTTAACTGATGTACTGATAATGTAGAAATCAAACCAGGTCTCAGTTATTACACGTTTAGTCAGTCGGGTGCCGCGGTGCACCATGTCCCCCCCCCGAGGCTTTACTCTCTGCAATGTCAACAACGTATTTACCCTCCTGCAAAAGAATAGGTGCAGCAATAACACTAGTTTTTCACCCATCTTGTAGTAATGTGCGTGTGTTCGGGGGGAGGGACGTGTAATTGGGTTTGCACACTGTACATGTAACGCACAGGGACGGGGCTGCAGAGGACCTCCGACGCTGAGGTGTTTAACATATACTGTCTCTGACAGTGTtcagcattaaaaacaaacatggatgtCTCTTTAATCAAAGGACCAATTCATTATATTCAGTAGAATTACAATAATGATGCAAACTCGACAGATTACCCATATtaagtgttgtttatttgttttttgtttttttaaggaaGCACAAGTTTTGCAGGCAGTAAACTTTGACTGGGGAAGAATCACGGTACAGTTTGAAAAGGTCATtcgtatttattttattttattttttaaaggtgaTCCgattccttcctttttttttctctttcactgttttttaaCAATCGTGTGTATCTTTGCCCTCAATGAGGACTGTacagcttttgtgttttgttttcaccttgtgtGTATAGTCGCGCATCTACAGTAACGTATCTTATTTTTGTAACTGTGACAAAAGTATACACATACAGGATagatgtatatatacagtatattatccAGAAGCGACGTGAGAGGAGGGATTCTCTGTGCTGCACATGATTGTctttggattgttttttttgttttctgtttttatttaattttattcttgCACTGGATTTTAAGACTGTATGCttgatgtaaagaaaaaaaaagtgataagTCAATgtaatttattcaaataaatccAGAGAAATGGTTATTGCCCTGAtgacttttcatacaaacacacagcccCCAGGATTTAAACttagacacattttttaaacaataattcAGATGGAAGCTGAAGATAAACTAACCAGCTATTTTACTGCACTGCACTTCTCTGGCTCTTGTTTTGCAGTACGTGGAGGAGGCTCAGCAGGGACTCGGCTCAGTAAATAGAAGGAGATagatgaattatttattttcctgcaggATTCTTTCATGTCCTCTCGCTAGAATCCAAATCAGAAAAAGTAGGTCAGGTGAGAAAATCTCTCGTGTACCTCCAACACGACTGAAACGTCTCAGTAATCCTGTTAGCACAACATTATTATCACTATTACCAAGTCATGAATGAAGCTTGAAGCATCTTAAAGGCTCATAACATGTCCATGGGTAAACTGTGATATACAATACAAACTTTGTTTAAGCTgtacaaataattaattacacAGATCAGTCACATTAAAACTGTAGTAAACACAATAAATCAATCAGAAGATCAGGGCTCAACTGCTTGGATCAGACAGTTCAGAGGACTTGATCTGTTCTTTTTACtttactacatttatttgacattgcTAAAGCTacttgtaaataaagtttttacatCCAAAATGTGATGATTGTACAAAATATGATGCAACATGTAACCACACAACAGTATATTAGTTAAATTTAGTTTAGCCTCAATCACATGCAACATAAAAAGGCTTCTTACACATGAATGTGTTACTAATAAAA harbors:
- the sh3gl2a gene encoding SH3 domain containing GRB2 like 2a, endophilin A1 isoform X4, producing the protein MSVAGLKKQFHKATQKVSEKVGGAEGTKLDEDFTEMEKKMDTTARAVLDIMTKTTEYLQPNPATRAKMSMMNSMSRMRGQEKGPGYTQTEAILGESMQRFGRELGEESNFGLALIDAGEAMRELGEVKDALDMEVKQNFIDPMQNLHEKDLKEIQHHLKKMEGRRLDFDYKKKRQGKVTDDEIKQALEKFDDSKEIAEQSMFNLLESDIEQVSQLSALVHAQVEYHSRAAEILTQLSSKIDERIRDTTVKPRKEYLPKPRTSLDFSISENHNGGIHSARSPARSPAPLDQPCCRALYDFDPENEGELGFKEGDIITLTNKIDDNWYEGMLHGNSGFFPINYVDILVPLPH
- the sh3gl2a gene encoding SH3 domain containing GRB2 like 2a, endophilin A1 isoform X2; the protein is MSVAGLKKQFHKATQKVSEKVGGAEGTKLDEDFTEMEKKMDTTARAVLDIMTKTTEYLQPNPATRAKMSMMNSMSRMRGQEKGPGYTQTEAILGESMQRFGRELGEESNFGLALIDAGEAMRELGEVKDALDMEVKQNFIDPMQNLHEKDLKEIQHHLKKMEGRRLDFDYKKKRQGKVTDDEIKQALEKFDDSKEIAEQSMFNLLESDIEQVSQLSALVHAQVEYHSRAAEILTQLSSKIDERIRDTTVKPRKEYLPKPRTSLDFSISENHNGGIHSARSPGARSPARSPARSPAPLDQPCCRALYDFDPENEGELGFKEGDIITLTNKIDDNWYEGMLHGNSGFFPINYVDILVPLPH
- the sh3gl2a gene encoding SH3 domain containing GRB2 like 2a, endophilin A1 isoform X7, which gives rise to MSVAGLKKQFHKATQKVSEKVGGAEGTKLDEDFTEMEKKMDTTARAVLDIMTKTTEYLQPNPATRAKMSMMNSMSRMRGQEKGPGYTQTEAILGESMQRFGRELGEESNFGLALIDAGEAMRELGEVKDALDMEVKQNFIDPMQNLHEKDLKEIQHHLKKMEGRRLDFDYKKKRQGKVTDDEIKQALEKFDDSKEIAEQSMFNLLESDIEQVSQLSALVHAQVEYHSRAAEILTQLSSKIDERIRDTTVKPRKEYLPKPRTSLDFSISENHNGGIHSARSPGARSPGEPGLQPHWTSPAVAPCTILTPRTKVS
- the sh3gl2a gene encoding SH3 domain containing GRB2 like 2a, endophilin A1 isoform X1, with the translated sequence MSVAGLKKQFHKATQKVSEKVGGAEGTKLDEDFTEMEKKMDTTARAVLDIMTKTTEYLQPNPATRAKMSMMNSMSRMRGQEKGPGYTQTEAILGESMQRFGRELGEESNFGLALIDAGEAMRELGEVKDALDMEVKQNFIDPMQNLHEKDLKEIQHHLKKMEGRRLDFDYKKKRQGKVTDDEIKQALEKFDDSKEIAEQSMFNLLESDIEQVSQLSALVHAQVEYHSRAAEILTQLSSKIDERIRDTTVKPRKEYLPKPRTSLDFSISENHNGGIHSARSPGARSPARSPARSPAPLDQPCCRALYDFDPENEGELGFKEGDIITLTNKIDDNWYEGMLHGNSGFFPINYVDILVPLPH
- the sh3gl2a gene encoding SH3 domain containing GRB2 like 2a, endophilin A1 isoform X6, which encodes MSVAGLKKQFHKATQKVSEKVGGAEGTKLDEDFTEMEKKMDTTARAVLDIMTKTTEYLQPNPATRAKMSMMNSMSRMRGQEKGPGYTQTEAILGESMQRFGRELGEESNFGLALIDAGEAMRELGEVKDALDMEVKQNFIDPMQNLHEKDLKEIQHHLKKMEGRRLDFDYKKKRQGKVTDDEIKQALEKFDDSKEIAEQSMFNLLESDIEQVSQLSALVHAQVEYHSRAAEILTQLSSKIDERIRDTTVKPRKEYLPKPRTSLDFSISENHNGGIHSARSPAPLDQPCCRALYDFDPENEGELGFKEGDIITLTNKIDDNWYEGMLHGNSGFFPINYVDILVPLPH
- the sh3gl2a gene encoding SH3 domain containing GRB2 like 2a, endophilin A1 isoform X5; this encodes MSVAGLKKQFHKATQKVSEKVGGAEGTKLDEDFTEMEKKMDTTARAVLDIMTKTTEYLQPNPATRAKMSMMNSMSRMRGQEKGPGYTQTEAILGESMQRFGRELGEESNFGLALIDAGEAMRELGEVKDALDMEVKQNFIDPMQNLHEKDLKEIQHHLKKMEGRRLDFDYKKKRQGKVTDDEIKQALEKFDDSKEIAEQSMFNLLESDIEQVSQLSALVHAQVEYHSRAAEILTQLSSKIDERIRDTTVKPRKEYLPKPRTSLDFSISENHNGGIHSARSPARSPAPLDQPCCRALYDFDPENEGELGFKEGDIITLTNKIDDNWYEGMLHGNSGFFPINYVDILVPLPH
- the sh3gl2a gene encoding SH3 domain containing GRB2 like 2a, endophilin A1 isoform X3; the encoded protein is MSVAGLKKQFHKATQKVSEKVGGAEGTKLDEDFTEMEKKMDTTARAVLDIMTKTTEYLQPNPATRAKMSMMNSMSRMRGQEKGPGYTQTEAILGESMQRFGRELGEESNFGLALIDAGEAMRELGEVKDALDMEVKQNFIDPMQNLHEKDLKEIQHHLKKMEGRRLDFDYKKKRQGKVTDDEIKQALEKFDDSKEIAEQSMFNLLESDIEQVSQLSALVHAQVEYHSRAAEILTQLSSKIDERIRDTTVKPRKEYLPKPRTSLDFSISENHNGGIHSARSPGARSPARSPAPLDQPCCRALYDFDPENEGELGFKEGDIITLTNKIDDNWYEGMLHGNSGFFPINYVDILVPLPH